A segment of the Panicum hallii strain FIL2 chromosome 1, PHallii_v3.1, whole genome shotgun sequence genome:
TTGGCCTATCTTGGCACAAAGTTCCACGCAGGTTTCTTTTTCCTTGGATGTCCTGTTGATTTTTGTACAGTTACTTTGAACTCATTCTGAGCATGTGGTGGTCCTGCTGTGATCTCTGGTTCCTACCACTGTATCTTTGCTTTGTTGGTACTGTAAGAACTCGGCAATCTTTTCAGGCGTACGTCTACTCGGTTCCTTCGATCTCGTACTTCCTGGCATTCGCGTTGGTTTACTAGTCGTATTTGCTGCATTTCGAGGCGTATGTATCTCTGAATTTTTATCGGTATCCGGGACTCGAATCCGTCGTGGCTTTGCACTGTTCAAAGGCAGAGAGACAGAGATAGAACCTCCATCTTCTTTCGcttgcttctattccttctaccacCAAAGCTGCCTCCATCCGAGTCACAGCCCTTTCAGCTTTTCCTTTCCCCCGCCCTTTGATCAGCTGGCTGGATGTGAAAGAACTGTTCATCTGAATCCTGCATCCTGATCCCATCGAATAGAAGAGCTGGCGGCGCCGTCCCCATTGGCGTTGCTGCGGTCGCTGTTGAGCAAAAGCAGGACCCAAATCCCGATGTGAATCGGAGAACATGATTAGCCCCGCATCATTTTGCTGCTTTTGTTCCCCTTGCTGTTTATATTCAGGTCGATTCTTGTTATGGTCTTTGATCTTTGATGTGAAAGCATTTCATTTACGCATTGGTTCTCGTAAGCGATGTCTCTCGTGGCGAGAAGAAGCCATCGTCTTTACCTGCTGGTGTCTGAATCCAGGACTGCGATGCTGAGGGAAGCCGCCGCTGAGCTGACCGTGACAGGAGGAGCATCCATAGCCACGAAGATCCGCAAGCGCTGCGCCGTGTCGCCGTTGGGCGCGTCGCCGGACCGCCAGAGGAGGACGCTGAGGCTGAAGCGGGGCGTGCGGCTGATCGGCCACCGGAGGGGAGGCGGCACCGGCGCGTCTCCGTGCGCGAGCAgcgggaggaagaggaggatgtCGGAGTCGTCGTGGAACCGGCACGGCCGCCACGGCCACGCCGACGTCGAGACTCGGTCCGCGGCGTCGGCGCGGAAGCTCGTCAGCGCGCTCTGGCAGCTCAACAAGGGGGACGGCGGCGCgttagaggaggaagaggaggagatcGGGTGGgacgcggcggccgcgcgccggAGCTCGGATCACCGGCGCAGCGCGTCCCTGGAGGTGAGTGCCATTTAGTGCTCGTTTCTGCGGCGATCGTTCGTTCGCGGCTCTGAGCCTGACGTTGACTCCGTCCACAGTTCTCCAAGATTTCGAGAAGGAATAGTAAGGCTCTGAAGGATGATGGAGATCAGAGGAGCTGGCACAATGGCCATGCCCatggccagtggttctcagatGTGATGAGCAATGGCGGCACAGTGAAGGTAAGTTCGAATCTCCTTACAAGCTAAGCCCGAGAATGTTTCATCCAATACTATTCAGAGTAGCTAGGATGTTGCTGTATCTTCAGTTCTTCACATTATCGTAGAGATTAGAGACTGCCATTGGCAATGGGGTTAGAGAGCTGAAAATCTGCAGGGTTAGCTCTGCATTCTGGATGCCAATGGCCGGCTCTAGAGCATTTCCAATGATGCATCCCCCTTGTGGTAGCCACATGCTATCTTTGTCCACTTGCTCCACCGGCTGTACACCAACCGGGGCTTGTTTATTCGTTCATCCACCTGCCGATGCGATTCGCATCGCCATGCCTAGCAGTCTAGCCTGTTAGGTGTTAGTAGCGGCGGATCCGCCGTTGGACACCGAGCAGCGGTTACCTGCTCGGTGCCTTTCTAGTCTCTAGCTCTGCgctgcgcggcgcggcgcggcagcgCGAATGATTTGGCGGTTAATTTTGGAGCCGGCTTCCGCTGGCGAGCTGAGATGGCAGATTCGGCGGTTGTCAgggttggttggttggttggttggttggttgaAACTTGTTTGTCAATGGGTACAGCCcgttgaagaagaagaagagggccATGTCAGCCTCAGCTCTGACTGTGTGTCTGTCAGCGGCGCCTAATCAGGCCACTGTTCCTTTCGTCTCGCTCATCATCCTGCACTTTGTACTTGCCATGGTCCTTCAAATGGCGATCGAGATCAACTCTAAGCACTCTGACATGTTTACTGACAGAATGCAGTATCTGAACAGTTCATGAGACGGTCTCTCTTACCATCCATTTTTCAGGTGCACACATGTCCGCAGGGCCGCACCCCGGCACGTCCGGGTGGCGACagggcggcgcaggcgcaggaCCTGTACAACAGCCTCACGGCGTCCGCCGAGCTCGTCAGGGTCCTGGCCAACGTCCTGGGCCCCGCCGGCGCGCTCGGCCCCACCGCGGCGTCGCTTCTCGCCGCGCTGCGCTCCGAGCTcgacgccgcgcgcgcccgtgcCCGGCGGCTCGCGAGGCAGCACCACGGCCGCGACGAGGAGGAGCACCACCGCCTGCGGAGGCAGCTAGCGGAGGAGGTGCGCGCGTGGAAGGCCAGGCACAGGGAgaaggccgcggcggccgcgcggctgGTCGCCTCGGAGCTGGACGGCGAGCGCCGGTCGCGGCGCCGCGCCGAGCGGGTGGGCAAGAAGCTGGCCGAGGCGCTGGCGGACGCCGAGGGGTCGCTGCGGGCGGCCACGCGGGAGCTGGAGCGCGAGAAGGCGGCCAGGGCGCGGCTGGAGAAGGTGTGCGACGAGCTCTCCAGGGgcgttggcggcggcggtgcggtggcggaggaggaggagctcagACGGGAGGCCGCCGAGGCCgcgcgggaggagctggagagggAGCGGGAGATGCTGCAGCTCGCCGACGAGCTGCGCGAGGAGCGGGTCCGGATGAAGCTGGCCGAGGCCAGGATCCAGTTCGAGGAGAAGAacgccgccgtcgaccgccTGCGCCAAGAGCTCGAGGCCTTCTTGGGCACCAGCAGCAAGGAGGACCATCAAGAATCGCCTTTCCACGACGAACACCGCCATACCGTCGATGATCACCGGTCGTTGCAACTGGTTCTTGCGTCTGAATTCGGCGTCGACGGCATCGACCGCGTGGTCACAGACAAGACCGGACAAGTTGAAAATGGGAACGACGGTGAAGCCGATGATGGCTCGGAAGGCAGCGACATCGAGCTCAACATGGACGGCAACAGCTGGAGCTACAAGACAACCTCCAGGGCGACGACGGCCAAGAACGCGGCGTCAGTGCACGGCTCACTTTCGGACAGAGGGACGGAAAGCGGcgccggggccggggccggggccggCGCCTTCGACCGGAGATCTCAGGGCACGCGAGATGCACTGGAGCTGCAGGAGTGGGACGACGTGTGCAGCGACGACGGGGCCAGCACCAAGGACCTGGACGAGGACGCGGAGAGGTACGAGGCCATCAAGAACCTCCGGGAGCAGATGCTGGCCGGCCACGGCTTCGTCTTCCTGTCGCAAGGCGATGCAGACGCCGACAGGGATCGGCATCGCCAGGGTTTGGTACCTCAATTCGAAGATGGGGGACTCTGGTGAGCCAAATTGATTGGCGTTGAACGGTTGGCACCTGGCAGCGACACCAGCCCTGCTCCTTCAGAATTTGTGCATAGCTTTGATTTTGGGGTTCCTTTTGCACAGTTTGTAGTAGAGCgcgcgcgctctctctctctctctctctctctctctcgcgcgcgcgctctCTCTGAGGTTTGGGTCATTACTGTACTTCCATAGGAGTATTTGGTTTCAATTTTCTTTTTATGTTTTTGGCAGTGACTCAGTGACATTTTGCGTTTGATATCAGGATCAGAAATCACCAATGCTTGTATCTGTATATACAGAGTTACAGACTCGAGTGTTCAccatttattttttttaaatggATACGATTTTCCATCCCGCACGGCTAACTAGAATTAATAAAAAAATAGacttatagctaataattataattatctatctcacgctctctttcatctattaaatattctaacacataccttaaaatacatatttattaTTATCTAAttgcaatagattttattttgcatcacacctccacgtatgtttgatatatatttaattgaaccatttgttgaattggtattcttatattttacatcatacaTGAATACACGGTGGCATATATCATGGGTAGtattttatataaataatatattaataatgatagaatAATAATTTAGAAATTTATATTGGTGCATTTCGATATcttgttataattatataatttagattcagatttagggattactttaacttttaataatgatataattggataattatatgcaaatttaggggATTATTTGCATTACTTTTATAATGATATAGGTGGAtaatttattagaaaagataacagatccaataactattatgattagagttgtcgGATTGATGGCCGGATGTTTCTGATTTTTATGAGGATTTCTCTATATTTTTTAAGTATCCATGTAGGATCCTAGGTGGCTTCACGTGGAAGCTTTAAAAAAATCCTTCCAATTAGTAATAGTATGATTGTGGTTCCACAAGTAATTGCTTTGTTTTCAAAATATTCCGATATTTATGAGTGGATCGAACACCTTGGTGTGGATGGGTTTCACTTCAACagtctctttttttttccctaAATACACAGAAGAGTTACGAATCACTCGATTAAATAAGAAATATAAAAGACTTTGTTTACACAACATGCTTCTCGGAGGAAGCACAGGAGCTGCTAGAGATGAAACGGAAGACAGAAGGGCTACATACAAACTGTCTACTAACTTGATACTTCATTTGTGCATCTTCTCTGTTCTATATATACAAGTAGAGGTGAGCTCCATTTGTAAGATTTTTAGATGTAAGGATCCTCTTACTCTGGGACGTGGCTAATCTACGACCGGTCTATTATAGACCATCGGTATCGGTATGACCTCTCTTTTTGACAGAAAAAAACTTTACAGGCCATCTTTCCTCAGCAATACACCAATGTCGGCATGCTGCATGTATGTGAGGGAGCAaggagaaaaataaaaataagaaaTGACGTAAGCTTATGCATGCATATgtaaagagagaaaaagaatggATAGCCAGAGGATGCacataattttaaaataaaaaaattgtaGTTTCAAAATTGAGCATCGAAATCAAATTTCGATTACACCGTTATGTTTGTTTCGATAAGAatttcaaaacaagatctcacACCACTAAATTTCAATGATATATTTTTATGagagaaaatatttttaagtgTATTCTAATTTACTTACGAGTTTTAAAAAAAGTTACTTATGGCTTTACAAAATGTTGCTTCACACGTCTGAGTTCACTTAACTCGACATTGGTGTTGACTAGCAAATATGCGCGTACGTTGCTGCAGGAAGCCTTATAAATATATTAATTAGCATATAAAATTATATATATTATACATTATATGTATTTTATAATAACATAGTACGTGTCGAGCGAGAATTTTAATCTTTCTCTATTTTACTTGCTAAGCGTTAATTCTGAATGGTTTCAAACTCTTAATTCAATATACAGTCACCTAGATTCCGATTCGGACTCCGATTGATGGACCAAGAAatcattgcttgctttagtaATAGTAGAGATATTGCGAAGATAGATTGCTTGGTGTGATTAGGGATGACAGTAAACAACTTTGTTGGGGTATGTGAGTGTTTATTGTATGATCAATAATAGGCAACTTTAGCAGATCAGTTGAGCATTTTAACTAATTTATTTTGATATTTTTCCGTTACACATAAAGCACAATTTGTGTGTCTTTGAAAAATATTATCAAAATATAAACAAGTGGAGTTTTATTTTGAATGTCTCTTTTAAATGTGCAATCGAAATTTGAGTTTAAAGAATGACTTAAGAACTATAACTTTTAAGTTTTAAAATTGCTTGCACGTGCTACTCCAATTGAGTGGCTGTCATCGAATTAGAGTTTATTGCACTTTGTATACTGCACAAAAAATTGAAAGGATCTATAATTTCATGTGGTCTGGTTGGTATAGTTGATGAGTTAGATGAGCATATATGCATATAGCAAGCAATAATATCTATCGAAAAAGTGTGCGTACGTATGGATAAAATTATAATTACAATTAGTTGTAGGGAAGTTCTTACCCTTGCTCTGGACCTGTCTCaactatttattttatttattttttacatACAAAAATGGTGGGCAGCCTGGCCCGACCTAATACCACCGAGGTGGATGAAAAGTATGTGCTGATAGAATTAGTCAACGAATGTTGGAAAATTTAAAACATAATAAACCATCGACGAGGATCAAATCATAGAGAAACAAAAAGATGAATAAAAGCAGCTGAGCATTTTCCCGTGCTGGGCTGCTCCTATACCTCTTTGTGGGCCGAACTGGGTTGCCACATCACCTGGTAAAGCTCCACCCTGTCTGCCACGTCAGGACGAACGCGTCATCGACGCGACACCTCGGACCGGTGCTCAAAGCGGAAGGGCACTACTACCCCAGGCGCGCGTCTCTGAACTGAAGTCACGCTCGGCTGCATCCTGTCCGTGTCACCgggca
Coding sequences within it:
- the LOC112879722 gene encoding uncharacterized protein LOC112879722 yields the protein MLREAAAELTVTGGASIATKIRKRCAVSPLGASPDRQRRTLRLKRGVRLIGHRRGGGTGASPCASSGRKRRMSESSWNRHGRHGHADVETRSAASARKLVSALWQLNKGDGGALEEEEEEIGWDAAAARRSSDHRRSASLEFSKISRRNSKALKDDGDQRSWHNGHAHGQWFSDVMSNGGTVKVHTCPQGRTPARPGGDRAAQAQDLYNSLTASAELVRVLANVLGPAGALGPTAASLLAALRSELDAARARARRLARQHHGRDEEEHHRLRRQLAEEVRAWKARHREKAAAAARLVASELDGERRSRRRAERVGKKLAEALADAEGSLRAATRELEREKAARARLEKVCDELSRGVGGGGAVAEEEELRREAAEAAREELEREREMLQLADELREERVRMKLAEARIQFEEKNAAVDRLRQELEAFLGTSSKEDHQESPFHDEHRHTVDDHRSLQLVLASEFGVDGIDRVVTDKTGQVENGNDGEADDGSEGSDIELNMDGNSWSYKTTSRATTAKNAASVHGSLSDRGTESGAGAGAGAGAFDRRSQGTRDALELQEWDDVCSDDGASTKDLDEDAERYEAIKNLREQMLAGHGFVFLSQGDADADRDRHRQGLVPQFEDGGLW